TTTTGTGGTATGCGGTAGGACACTGGAATTCCTACTTTAACGCGCTAGTCTACTTACGGAATCGTGAAGCCTATCCACTCCAGCTTGTGCTGCGTGAAATTCTGATCTCGAACAATACGGATTCGATGATGGCAGGCGGGGGCGACGACAAATATGCCATCGGAGAAACCATTAAGTATGCGGCGATTATGGTCTCGACGCTGCCCATCATTTGTCTGTATCCGTTCCTTCAGAAGTATTTTGTCCAAGGCGTATTGATTGGGGCTATTAAGGAATAAGGAGAGGTGCCTATGCGAGGCATTACATTCGAGAATGCTCCGAGCAGTTGGAACGAGGCTTTGCCGATCGGAAATGGACATTTTGGGGGCATGGCATATTTCGAGGATAACAAGCTGACGCTAGCGCTCAATCATTATGAAGTTTATTATCAGAAGCTTCATCGTTATAGCCAGAAGTATCGGAATGGGGAAGGGGAAAATTTCTCACTTCACTATGGACGAACGTTAGACGAGTTGAGAAAGCTGGCGGTAGAGCTTTATCGCAATTCCGAGCAAGACCCTATATTTCTATATGGCGACGCGTTATCCCCGAGCAGTATGTACAGGAAATATGGCAAATCTTCCGGCGGAGCCTCCCATTATCCGACTGGCCAAATTCAGCTTTTTCCTGCGAAGCAGCTCTCAGAACCAGATGATTATTCCCTAGAGCTGGATACTGAAAAAGCAATAGTTCAGCTGCGTGTGGCAAAAGGGACGGATCAGCTTGCCGTGAGCACGTTGATTGCCCAAGATGGCGATTATGTCGTTACGGAAATTAGCCAGACAAAGCCGTCGCTGCTGCAGGCAGTAGCGATGTCTGTTCCCGTAGGAAGATATGTGGACATGCAGGTGGCGTATCATCAAGTGGATGACACGACGTTTTATTACCAAGGAGCTTTCTATCCGGACGGTGAAGATAAGGAGCACTACGATCCGTTCTCGTTCATTGTGATGATGAGGATCATCGGAGCCAAAGGTAGCGTGGTCGCCGTTTCCAACGATTGCCTTCAAATTGCCCTTCAGGATACGGAAGCACATATGACGCTGCTTACAACCGTGGTGACAGAGGAGGAAACCAAGGAACTGCTTCATACGGCTCTGATGAGATTGAATAAGCCCGCCTCGCATGTCAATGACATGGTTGCGCATCATCAAGCCCATTGGAAAAGCTTCTGGTCTCGTTCCTCCATCACCTTGCCGAATGCAATGCTTGAAGAGCTTTGGTACATCAATTTATACGCAATCGCCTGTTGCAGCGGTCAAGGCGGCACAATGCGCGAGCAAGCGTGCGGATTGAACGGCTTGTGGGATATTAAACAGCCAACCAAGTGGGGCAGTATGTGGTACTGGGATGTTAATATTCAAGCTGCATTCTGGCCGCTCTATACGGCTAATCACCTTGAAACTGCGGAAATATTCAATGAGGGGCTGCTCTCCTACGTTCAGCTTGCTGAGCGAATGTCGAAGCAATTTCATGGTTTGGACGGCATCGCCGGGGATTATCCACATGCATTGTATGTGAGCATTTGGCCTTGGTGTGCGCAATTCCTTTGGGACTATTATCGCTACAGTATGGACCTTGATTTCTTACGGGAAAAGGCGTATCCGCTGTTTAAGCAGCTTGCAACATTTTTCGAAGGTTATCTGCAGGTGAACGCTGAAACAGGTCGATATGATGTATTTCCTGATATTTCACCGGAACAGGGGCCATTGACTCGAAACTCAACTTGCAGCCTTGGCTCTATTAAGTATTTGTTCCAGATAGCCATAGAAGCGGGCAAACGGCTTGGCGAAGCGGAGGCTGATCAACGCAAATGGATGCAAATCGTGAATAATTTGGCAGCATATCCAACCGCTATGTCCAAACGATACGGTGAAATCCTGCTGGATTCGGAATGGGCACCTGCCGGCTTGCATTTGCGGCATCCTTCGCTGCTTATGCCGATTTATCCGATTGGAGAAATCGATAAATATAGTGAACCCTTATGGAAGCAAAGGGCAGAGAATACGCTTCGTTATGCTGCGAATGAGACGGAATTCGGGATGTTTCAATTCGGCTGGCTTTCCTGTGCCGCCTCAAGACTGGGGAAGGGCAACACCGCGATTAGACTGTTGTATGAGCAAGGCATAGACCTATCGCTCAGATGCAATGGCTTGTTTGCGGAAGAAACGGAACGCTGGATGAACTACTGCAACATCACGAATGAACCGTTGTACCATCCATGCATGATGGAAGCTTCAGGAGAAATTGTCGCTGCCGTAAACGAAATGCTGCTGCAGAGCTATGATGGCGTGATCCATGTATTTCCGGCGCTGCCTTCAGGGGAATCTGAGCAGGAACGTTCGATTGGGCTGTACGAGCATGAGGTGAAGAACAAAGTAAAGACATATGAGAAATGGAGCGATTGCTCGTTTCAAGGCTTGCTGGCTGTAGGTGCTTTTGAGATTAGTGCTGAGTTGAAGAATGGCGGCACATCTTGGGTCTATATCCGAAGCAAGGCAGGTTCGAAGGCTGTAATTCGCAACCCGTTTCATTGCAGTCAAACCGTGTTAGTTGCCAAGAAAACCGGTCATTCCTGGAGCCAAGTGGATTATGAGCAGGAGAATGGATGTATGTCTTTTGATACGGAAATGAACGGGGAATACGCGATTTATCCGCATGCGGAATCGGTACTGCCGGCGATTTCTCAGTTCAAACCTAATCCCAAACCCGTGCAAAGGGCGCATCCACTTGTTCACGAAGCTCATACACATCGGCGCGTATT
Above is a genomic segment from Paenibacillus sp. HWE-109 containing:
- a CDS encoding glycosyl hydrolase family 95 catalytic domain-containing protein; this encodes MRGITFENAPSSWNEALPIGNGHFGGMAYFEDNKLTLALNHYEVYYQKLHRYSQKYRNGEGENFSLHYGRTLDELRKLAVELYRNSEQDPIFLYGDALSPSSMYRKYGKSSGGASHYPTGQIQLFPAKQLSEPDDYSLELDTEKAIVQLRVAKGTDQLAVSTLIAQDGDYVVTEISQTKPSLLQAVAMSVPVGRYVDMQVAYHQVDDTTFYYQGAFYPDGEDKEHYDPFSFIVMMRIIGAKGSVVAVSNDCLQIALQDTEAHMTLLTTVVTEEETKELLHTALMRLNKPASHVNDMVAHHQAHWKSFWSRSSITLPNAMLEELWYINLYAIACCSGQGGTMREQACGLNGLWDIKQPTKWGSMWYWDVNIQAAFWPLYTANHLETAEIFNEGLLSYVQLAERMSKQFHGLDGIAGDYPHALYVSIWPWCAQFLWDYYRYSMDLDFLREKAYPLFKQLATFFEGYLQVNAETGRYDVFPDISPEQGPLTRNSTCSLGSIKYLFQIAIEAGKRLGEAEADQRKWMQIVNNLAAYPTAMSKRYGEILLDSEWAPAGLHLRHPSLLMPIYPIGEIDKYSEPLWKQRAENTLRYAANETEFGMFQFGWLSCAASRLGKGNTAIRLLYEQGIDLSLRCNGLFAEETERWMNYCNITNEPLYHPCMMEASGEIVAAVNEMLLQSYDGVIHVFPALPSGESEQERSIGLYEHEVKNKVKTYEKWSDCSFQGLLAVGAFEISAELKNGGTSWVYIRSKAGSKAVIRNPFHCSQTVLVAKKTGHSWSQVDYEQENGCMSFDTEMNGEYAIYPHAESVLPAISQFKPNPKPVQRAHPLVHEAHTHRRVFLGKNQDTQHFRTLDHFTFDYYAGNSRESRLAVYRFDFGSDALSKNYDKVLPRQVHTEGVLGQTFRPITLETLFKPYSGFGWEHVEGLVAEDRGEPDELRRDFIGGKRNATLMVELPKGRYDLLFVSGDQAESSYTAVEIVGQSAWKPEGMLKSGLFATEMLSVTQRKDGYVQIRFSTCEGSQWRVNALIINKNYTYL